The proteins below come from a single Scatophagus argus isolate fScaArg1 chromosome 15, fScaArg1.pri, whole genome shotgun sequence genomic window:
- the LOC124072175 gene encoding LOW QUALITY PROTEIN: G-protein coupled receptor 151 (The sequence of the model RefSeq protein was modified relative to this genomic sequence to represent the inferred CDS: deleted 1 base in 1 codon): protein MTLLTHLLMRSRPRQSVSAPRRAGQLLRLVVIDFPSRTFNLRRKAEVGAQENNFTLRSSNLKVTGEEMDTDRPTNVSFFDFVGGVQLLQRDETRTAMPVILIGICVSGAVGNLLVLLIFIRDFRNGKGSEVKALLASLASTDLVILLLCAPVRAVTYYKQTWTLGSFVCSTTDWFQHSCVVAKTLILAVTTRAKHTLVPSTATGPLYSPTWIHGALAFIWIVSMMFPIPQMLFASLMQQGPDTICVSQMPACASDFMSLFYKIYPTATFVAPVIFTLGYYTKTLHSAVNHAPSPQHQSKVTLVLLCLSGALGLMLLPEWGTFTWVRLGYNKPPVGFTIFAQVLLYACSSLSPVILMTMYDDVRQGLITIWFIATCRGSKQLPSNKCPKTEGNGAEVGANAVANAVSPEKEKTFPDVEHFWTGRRNTHVEEEQDPVPWEREEKML from the exons ATGAC CCTGCTCACCCACTTGCTGATGCGATCACGACCCCGT CAGAGCGTTTCAGCACCGCGTCGCGCCGGTCAGCTCCTCCGCCTTGTGGTTATTGATTTCCCCTCCAGGACGTTCAATCTGCGGAGAAAAGCGGAAGTCGGCGCACAAGAAAACAACTTCACTTTGAGGAGCTCGAACTTGAAAGTCACAGGGGAAGAGATGGATACCGATCGACCGACAAATGTCTCCTTTTTCGATTTTGTCGGAGGAGTTCAACTTCTCCAGCGGGATGAGACCAGGACCGCCATGCCTGTCATCCTGATCGGGATCTGCGTGTCCGGAGCGGTCGGGAATTTGCTCGTTTTGCTGATTTTCATCCGTGACTTTAGAAACGGGAAGGGCTCTGAGGTGAAAGCGCTCCTCGCCTCTCTGGCCTCCACGGACTTGGTGATCCTGCTGCTGTGCGCCCCCGTGCGCGCCGTCACCTACTACAAGCAGACCTGGACCCTGGGGAGTTTTGTCTGCAGCACCACGGACTGGTTCCAGCACTCGTGTGTGGTAGCAAAAACTTTAATTCTTGCAGTCACCACCAGAGCCAAACACACGTTGGTTCCCAGCACCGCCACGGGGCCCCTCTACAGCCCGACGTGGATTCACGGGGCCCTGGCGTTCATTTGGATTGTGTCCATGATGTTTCCGATTCCCCAGATGCTTTTTGCCTCTTTGATGCAGCAGGGCCCCGACACCATTTGCGTCTCTCAGATGCCAGCGTGCGCGTCTGACTTCATGAGTTTGTTCTACAAGATTTATCCAACTGCAACCTTCGTGGCGCCGGTCATCTTCACACTTGGCTACTACACGAAAACGCTGCACTCTGCGGTGAATCACGCGCCCAGCCCGCAGCACCAGAGCAAAGTTACCCTGGTTTTACTGTGTCTGAGCGGCGCCCTCGGGCTCATGCTGCTGCCAGAGTGGGGCACATTCACCTGGGTCAGGCTCGGGTACAACAAACCTCCTGTGGGTTTCACCATCTTCGCGCAGGTGCTCCTTTACGCGTGCAGCTCGCTCTCTCCGGTGATCCTGATGACCATGTACGACGACGTGCGCCAGGGGTTGATCACCATCTGGTTCATCGCGACCTGCAGAGGCTCGAAGCAGCTCCCCAGCAACAAGTGTCCGAAAACGGAGGGAAACGGAGCAGAAGTCGGAGCCAACGCCGTGGCCAACGCGGTCTCACCGGAGAAGGAGAAGACCTTCCCGGACGTGGAGCACTTTTGGACAGGGCGCAGGAATACGCACGTCGAGGAAGAGCAGGATCCGGTTCcgtgggagagagaggagaaaatgttgTAG
- the mavs gene encoding mitochondrial antiviral-signaling protein isoform X1 translates to MSFASDKLYKEYLLRKMPTIVSKVKVREIVPHLPCLTDHDRENIEAKRETYGNYDSMVLLLDCLKRRENWPEQFIDALEACDHVTIAAEVREKYNTLRGTNSKSADSNPSSPPTTVIQAHIHPAPSAGRLSVPESAGNSHAGVAPPADASAPLEPAAQASAPLEIPVQPQASPSSAAQVSEAVSPPEPVAEPPQSARIKVAPAPSTPPPSPETTHIQAATTTPPPQREILSHQEPEENSESDVQDLSGDNAVIPDQLDTGNGNVSISGVNTPQPSGLVEQRETDTPAHPDPLQKTTTSDPEVRPPRSHSPAQVNSDVMSFRIMTPEKPPVQDTTPPVYVNPTPVLQPEETSEPPATQVVESSPQTEAAASPLPDAATVFLSKPGQLMSTQPQNHDSPIVPAPHLPVEPYSGNSERLEISEAAVTSAHIPACSAVSSTTMNTVTALPCQENGIAVNHNEPEENHYESPCQSLETQDVRVNVVQISEEPSILNLEGQSSTPQGQIVNGEAAKEITSAPPPPPPPCTTNAADTVLSVKIPAVENYHPSQPAPPDFNPELKTLQGSEDHTSSRTTPINTKYILTAAGVGACALLMAWKFKN, encoded by the exons ATGTCGTTTGCCAGTGACAAACTGTACAAAGAGTACTTGCTCCGCAAAATGCCGACCATAGTGTCCAAGGTGAAAGTGAGAGAGATTGTGCCCCACCTGCCGTGCTTGACGGATCACGACAGG GAAAACATAGAGGCAAAAAGAGAGACTTACGGGAACTACGACAGCATGGTGCTTCTCCTGGACTGTctaaagagaagagaaaactgGCCGGAGCAGTTCATCGATGCGCTTGAGGCGTGTGATCATGTGACTATAGCAGCTGAAGtcagagaaaaatacaacactCTGAGAGGCACCAACAGTAAGTCAGCAG ATTCCAACCCCAGCTCCCCTCCAACGACTGTCATCCAGGCACACATCCATCCAGCACCATCTGCCGGTCGTCTGTCCGTCCCAGAGAGTGCTGGGAACAGTCATGCTGGTGTTGCTCCGCCAGCTGACGCATCAGCTCCTCTGGAGCCAGCTGCCCAGGCCTCGGCCCCTCTGGAAATCCCTGTGCAGCCACAAGCCTCCCCGAGCTCAGCAGCCCAAGTTTCTGAGGCGGTTTCCCCACCTGAGCCTGTCGCTGAGCCTCCACAATCAGCTCGGATTAAAGTGGCACCTGCTCCATCAACACCACCTCCTTCCCCCGAAACCACACACATTCAGGCGGCTACAACAACCCCACCGCCTCAGAGGGAGATTCTTTCTCACCAGGAGCCTGAGGAAAACTCTGAATCAGACGTCCAGGATCTATCGGGTGATAATGCTGTGATCCCCGATCAGCTGGACACAGGAAATGGCAATGTATCCATCAGCGGTGTGAACACTCCTCAGCCGTCCGGTCTTGTTGAACAGCGTGAAACAGATACTCCAGCCCACCCAGATCCTCTCCAAAAAACAACCACCTCAGACCCCGAGGTCAGGCCACCGCGGAGTCACTCTCCAGCTCAGGTGAACTCTGATGTGATGTCTTTCCGCATCATGACCCCAGAGAAGCCTCCAGTCCAGGACACCACCCCTCCGGTTTACGTAAATCCTACTCCTGTCCTGCAGCCAGAAGAGACTTCTGAACCTCCTGCCACGCAG GTTGTTGAAAGCAGCCCACAGACAGAAGCTGCAGCCTCCCCACTGCCAGATGCTGCCACAGTGTTTCTCAGCAAGCCTGGACAACTCATGAGCACCCAACCCCAAAATCATGACAGCCCTATTGTCCCTGCACCCCACCTGCCTGTGGAGCCCTACTCGGGTAACAGCGAGCGGCTGGAAATAAGCGAAGCTGCCGTGACCTCAGCCCACATTCCCGCAtgctctgctgtcagctccacCACCATGAATACTGTTACTGCACTGCCGTGCCAGGAGAACGGCATTGCTGTTAACCACAACGAACCGGAGGAAAACCACTACGAGTCTCCTTGTCAGAGTTTGGAAACGCAGGATGTGCGGGTCAACGTGGTGCAAATTTCCGAGGAGCCGTCTATCCTCAATCTGGAGGGTCAGAGCTCAACACCACAAGGTCAAATCGTCAACGGCGAAGCAGCCAAAGAGATCACctctgcaccaccaccaccaccaccaccatgcaCCACCAACGCTGCTGATACTGTATTGAGTGTAAAGATCCCCGCCGTTGAGAACTACCACCCCTCTCAGCCTGCACCACCTGATTTTAACCCAGAGCTGAAAACGCTGCAGGGTTCAGAGGACCACACTTCCTCTCGCACCACGCCAATTAATACAAAGTACATTCTGACCGCTGCGGGAGTGGGCGCCTGTGCGCTGCTGATGGCGTGGAAGTTTAAGAATTAA
- the mavs gene encoding mitochondrial antiviral-signaling protein isoform X2 codes for MSFASDKLYKEYLLRKMPTIVSKVKVREIVPHLPCLTDHDRENIEAKRETYGNYDSMVLLLDCLKRRENWPEQFIDALEACDHVTIAAEVREKYNTLRGTNNSNPSSPPTTVIQAHIHPAPSAGRLSVPESAGNSHAGVAPPADASAPLEPAAQASAPLEIPVQPQASPSSAAQVSEAVSPPEPVAEPPQSARIKVAPAPSTPPPSPETTHIQAATTTPPPQREILSHQEPEENSESDVQDLSGDNAVIPDQLDTGNGNVSISGVNTPQPSGLVEQRETDTPAHPDPLQKTTTSDPEVRPPRSHSPAQVNSDVMSFRIMTPEKPPVQDTTPPVYVNPTPVLQPEETSEPPATQVVESSPQTEAAASPLPDAATVFLSKPGQLMSTQPQNHDSPIVPAPHLPVEPYSGNSERLEISEAAVTSAHIPACSAVSSTTMNTVTALPCQENGIAVNHNEPEENHYESPCQSLETQDVRVNVVQISEEPSILNLEGQSSTPQGQIVNGEAAKEITSAPPPPPPPCTTNAADTVLSVKIPAVENYHPSQPAPPDFNPELKTLQGSEDHTSSRTTPINTKYILTAAGVGACALLMAWKFKN; via the exons ATGTCGTTTGCCAGTGACAAACTGTACAAAGAGTACTTGCTCCGCAAAATGCCGACCATAGTGTCCAAGGTGAAAGTGAGAGAGATTGTGCCCCACCTGCCGTGCTTGACGGATCACGACAGG GAAAACATAGAGGCAAAAAGAGAGACTTACGGGAACTACGACAGCATGGTGCTTCTCCTGGACTGTctaaagagaagagaaaactgGCCGGAGCAGTTCATCGATGCGCTTGAGGCGTGTGATCATGTGACTATAGCAGCTGAAGtcagagaaaaatacaacactCTGAGAGGCACCAACA ATTCCAACCCCAGCTCCCCTCCAACGACTGTCATCCAGGCACACATCCATCCAGCACCATCTGCCGGTCGTCTGTCCGTCCCAGAGAGTGCTGGGAACAGTCATGCTGGTGTTGCTCCGCCAGCTGACGCATCAGCTCCTCTGGAGCCAGCTGCCCAGGCCTCGGCCCCTCTGGAAATCCCTGTGCAGCCACAAGCCTCCCCGAGCTCAGCAGCCCAAGTTTCTGAGGCGGTTTCCCCACCTGAGCCTGTCGCTGAGCCTCCACAATCAGCTCGGATTAAAGTGGCACCTGCTCCATCAACACCACCTCCTTCCCCCGAAACCACACACATTCAGGCGGCTACAACAACCCCACCGCCTCAGAGGGAGATTCTTTCTCACCAGGAGCCTGAGGAAAACTCTGAATCAGACGTCCAGGATCTATCGGGTGATAATGCTGTGATCCCCGATCAGCTGGACACAGGAAATGGCAATGTATCCATCAGCGGTGTGAACACTCCTCAGCCGTCCGGTCTTGTTGAACAGCGTGAAACAGATACTCCAGCCCACCCAGATCCTCTCCAAAAAACAACCACCTCAGACCCCGAGGTCAGGCCACCGCGGAGTCACTCTCCAGCTCAGGTGAACTCTGATGTGATGTCTTTCCGCATCATGACCCCAGAGAAGCCTCCAGTCCAGGACACCACCCCTCCGGTTTACGTAAATCCTACTCCTGTCCTGCAGCCAGAAGAGACTTCTGAACCTCCTGCCACGCAG GTTGTTGAAAGCAGCCCACAGACAGAAGCTGCAGCCTCCCCACTGCCAGATGCTGCCACAGTGTTTCTCAGCAAGCCTGGACAACTCATGAGCACCCAACCCCAAAATCATGACAGCCCTATTGTCCCTGCACCCCACCTGCCTGTGGAGCCCTACTCGGGTAACAGCGAGCGGCTGGAAATAAGCGAAGCTGCCGTGACCTCAGCCCACATTCCCGCAtgctctgctgtcagctccacCACCATGAATACTGTTACTGCACTGCCGTGCCAGGAGAACGGCATTGCTGTTAACCACAACGAACCGGAGGAAAACCACTACGAGTCTCCTTGTCAGAGTTTGGAAACGCAGGATGTGCGGGTCAACGTGGTGCAAATTTCCGAGGAGCCGTCTATCCTCAATCTGGAGGGTCAGAGCTCAACACCACAAGGTCAAATCGTCAACGGCGAAGCAGCCAAAGAGATCACctctgcaccaccaccaccaccaccaccatgcaCCACCAACGCTGCTGATACTGTATTGAGTGTAAAGATCCCCGCCGTTGAGAACTACCACCCCTCTCAGCCTGCACCACCTGATTTTAACCCAGAGCTGAAAACGCTGCAGGGTTCAGAGGACCACACTTCCTCTCGCACCACGCCAATTAATACAAAGTACATTCTGACCGCTGCGGGAGTGGGCGCCTGTGCGCTGCTGATGGCGTGGAAGTTTAAGAATTAA
- the pank2 gene encoding pantothenate kinase 2, mitochondrial: MAFNGHQRDDESIDEDETPTKHPRSNKEMPGYFSNEPNNEAAASAPRATSDRTSNPTARQRVDSVKKTRPPFPWFGMDIGGTLVKLVYFEPKDITAEEEQEEVENLKSIRRYLTSNTAYGKTGIRDVHLELQDLTLCGRTGNLHFIRFPTHDLPVFLQMGRNKHFSSLHTTLCATGGGAYKFESDFRTMADLQLHKLDELDCLIRGVLYIDSVVSSGPSECYYFENPTDPDHCVQKPYALENPYPLLLVNIGSGVSILAVYSESSYKRVTGTSLGGGTFLGLCCLLTGCSTFEEALEMASQGESTRVDKLVRDIYGGDYERFGLPGWAVASSFGNMMSKEKRESVSKEDLARATLVTITNNIGSITRMCALNENIERVVFVGNFLRVNTLSMKLLAYAMDYWSKGQLKALFLRHEGYFGAVGALLELLHPS, encoded by the exons ATGGCGTTCAATGGCCACCAACGCGACGATGAAAGTATCGACGAAGACGAAACGCCCACGAAGCATCCGCGGTCCAACAAGGAGATGCCCGGTTATTTCAGCAACGAGCCCAACAATGAGGCAGCCGCGTCCGCACCAAGAGCCACATCCGACCGGACGTCCAACCCGACGGCGAGGCAGAGGGTCGACTCGGTGAAGAAAACAAGGCCGC CCTTCCCCTGGTTTGGGATGGACATTGGAGGCACTCTGGTCAAGCTGGTGTACTTTGAGCCCAAAGAcatcacagcagaggaggagcaggaagaggtgGAGAACCTCAAGAGCATCCGGCGCTACCTGACCTCCAACACCGCTTATGGTAAAACGGGCATCAGGGACGTGCATCTGGAGCTGCAGGACCTGACGCTGTGCGGCAGGACAGGCAACTTGCACTTCATCCGCTTCCCCACGCATGACCTGCCGGTCTTTCTGCAGATGGGCCGCAACAAGCACTTCTCCAGCCTCCACACCACCCTCTGCGCCACAGGAGGTGGGGCGTACAAGTTTGAGTCTGATTTCCGCACG atggcGGACCTGCAGCTTCACAAGCTGGATGAGCTGGACTGTTTGATTCGGGGTGTGTTGTACATCGACTCTGTGGTGTCCAGCGGGCCCTCCGAGTGCTACTACTTTGAAAACCCCACGGACCCAGATCATTGTGTCCAGAAGCCCTACGCTTTGGAGAACCCCTACCCTCTGCTGCTGGTCAACATAGGGTCTGGGGTCAGCATCTTGGCCGTCTACTCTGAGAGCAGCTACAAACGAGTTACAGGGACCAG cctcGGTGGTGGGACCTTCCTGGGCCTTTGTTGCCTGCTGACTGGCTGCTCTACTTTCGAGGAGGCTCTAGAAATGGCTTCTCAAGGGGAAAGCACCCGCGTGGACAAACTGGTTCGGGACATCTATGGAGGAGACTACGAGAGGTTTGGGCTGCCAGGCTGGGCTGTAGCCTCAAG TTTTGGCAACATGATGTCCAAAGAGAAGAGGGAGTCTGTGTCCAAAGAGGACCTGGCCAGGGCAACCCTGGTCACCATTACCAATAACATCGGCTCCATCACCAGGATGTGTGCTCTCAATGAG AACATAGAGAGAGTGGTGTTTGTGGGCAACTTCCTCAGAGTGAACACCCTCTCCATGAAGCTGCTGGCCTACGCCATGGACTACTGGTCTAAAGGACAGCTCAAGGCGCTCTTCCTACGGCATGAG GGTTACTTCGGAGCGGTTGGAGCCCTCTTAGAGCTTCTGCATCCGTCCTAA